In the Aristaeella hokkaidonensis genome, TTATCTCCCGGATTGGCTACGGTCATCATAGCTGCCATCATAGCCTCTGTGCTGCCGCAGGTGACAACAATTTCACTATTCGGATCGATCTTCCTGCCCATCAGCCTTGACTGCTTTTCCGCCAGCGCTTCCCGGAAATTCTGGGCTCCCCACGTGATGGAATACTGATGGAAATCCTCACGGGAAACTTCCGCCAGACGATCCAGGATTTCTTTGGGCGGTTCAAAATCCGGAAAACCCTGGGACAGGTTCACAGCACCGTATTTCAGGGATACCCGCGTCATACGGCGGATGACTGAATCTGTAAAGGTTTCCGTTCTTTTTGACAGCTGCGGCATAATGGTTATTCCTCCTGATCAGATATCATAGCTCAGATTGCGTTCGTCAATGATACGCTTGGATTTGTGCTCGCTGCGTGTGTTCAGGCCGCCGTCCGGATGGACAACAACCTGGGCAGGCTTCACACCGATACGAGCCTTCAGTGCGGCGGATACTTCAGCCGCGACAGCGTCGTCAGACGCGGGGTTGTCGGAGTTCTTTTCAATTTCCACGGAATATTTGCAGGTGAAATCTTTCTCAAACACACGGATCAGGTATTCACCGGTGATACCGTGCAGGTCGCGGATCACTGCTTCAATATCGCTCGGGAATACGTTCACAGCAGAAACGATGAACATGTCATCCTTGCGGCCATTGATATGGATCCGCCCATGGGTTCTGCCGCAGGAGCAGGGAGTGGTATCGATCCAGCCGATATCGCCGGTGCGGAAACGAATCAGGGGACGGGCGTGCTTGCGCAGCGTGGTGAAAACAAGTTCGCCAACCTGACCGGGTTCCAGTACTTCACCGGTATGGATATCAACCGTCTCCACAAGGATGTGGTTCTCGGCAATGTGTAGGCCGTTCTTGGCTTCGCACATTGCCGCGCAGGCACCGAAGATGTCAGAAAGGCCATAGAAGTCATAAACCTCAGCGCCCCAGAGTTCCTCAATGGCGTGACGTGTTGCCTCAATGGAACCGCCCAGTTCGCCAGCAACAATGATCTTCTTGATGTTCAGATCCTTCTTGGGATCAATGCCGCTCTTAAGTGCTTTTTCACCCAGCTGCCAGGCATAGGAAGGGCTGGTCCAGATGACGGTTGGCTGATAAGTTTTCAGCACGTAGAGCAGGCGTTCGCTGGGCAGCGTACCGCCCCAGATGCACAGTGCGCCGAGGTTCTGGGCACCGATGACGTCCGGGCCGCCGACATACAGGGAGAAATTCAGCGCGTGGACATAACGGTCGCTCGGACGCATACCCACCTGCCAGAACCAGCGGCTTTCCGTTTCCTGGAATTCATCGAAGTCCTTTTTCGTGAAGGGACTCATGGTCGGAACACCGGTAGAACCGGAAGAAGTGGAGATAAAGACGACATCCTCTTCTGGCACGGCACACAGTTCACCGAGGAAAGAGCCGACGCCCTGCGTATCGCGCTGGGTCCGTTTGTCGATGAAGGGGAACTTCTGAATGTCCTTTAAGGTTTTGATGTCGGAGGGCTTCACTCCTGCTGCATCAAAGGATCTTTTGTAATAGGGAGCATGATCATAGGCGAACTGCACGATCTCCTTCAGATCCTCCAGCTGCTTCTTTTCAAGCTCCTCACGGGGCATGGTTTCCAGTTCCTTATCCCAATACTTGTTATTTACATCTCTGCTCATGGTCTTTTTTCCTCCTGTATGTTTTTATAGGTTTTTCTGATTGATTCCCACTTCAGGTCCCTTGACTGACGGATCAGTTCAATATCCTCTTCCGTCAGGTGCCTGAATCGTGCCTGCCTTTTCAGATAATCCGCGGGATCGGACAAC is a window encoding:
- a CDS encoding phenylacetate--CoA ligase family protein — translated: MSRDVNNKYWDKELETMPREELEKKQLEDLKEIVQFAYDHAPYYKRSFDAAGVKPSDIKTLKDIQKFPFIDKRTQRDTQGVGSFLGELCAVPEEDVVFISTSSGSTGVPTMSPFTKKDFDEFQETESRWFWQVGMRPSDRYVHALNFSLYVGGPDVIGAQNLGALCIWGGTLPSERLLYVLKTYQPTVIWTSPSYAWQLGEKALKSGIDPKKDLNIKKIIVAGELGGSIEATRHAIEELWGAEVYDFYGLSDIFGACAAMCEAKNGLHIAENHILVETVDIHTGEVLEPGQVGELVFTTLRKHARPLIRFRTGDIGWIDTTPCSCGRTHGRIHINGRKDDMFIVSAVNVFPSDIEAVIRDLHGITGEYLIRVFEKDFTCKYSVEIEKNSDNPASDDAVAAEVSAALKARIGVKPAQVVVHPDGGLNTRSEHKSKRIIDERNLSYDI